In bacterium 336/3, the following proteins share a genomic window:
- a CDS encoding hydrogenase, with the protein MQVTSAIREPLVTGGKTMHDITEDICKRVEEKPSMSWLIAFGFSVILFIIGCLSLASTWWYGIGVWGLNKTVGWAWDITNFVWWVGIGHAGTLISAILLLFRQKWRTSINRAAEAMTIFAVLCAGSFILMHMGRTWLAHWALPLPNTYGSLWVNFHSPLVWDVFAISTYLTVSTVFWYVGLIPDLATIRDRAKLTLEQYPLLATDTPAERAEKKKNRRAISAFIYGILAFGWEGGSKVWARYEYVALILAGLSTPLVLSVHTIVSMDFATSVIPGWHTTIFPPYFVAGAIFSGFAMVLTLMLVTRVVYKLEDYITMEHIDLMNKIVMLTGSIVGVAYITEFFIAWYSGVEAESYAFLNRMFGPYWWAYWAMMTCNVISPQLFWFKSIRRNLIWTFVLSIVVNIGMWFERFVIIVTSLHRDYIPSSWVYFRPTIYDVGDYVFSFGLFFVCFFLFAKYLPVINMAEVKTVLNSSDEYAKKVAEEKLKKQDVLQS; encoded by the coding sequence ATGCAGGTAACATCAGCCATAAGAGAACCTCTTGTAACAGGTGGCAAAACGATGCATGACATCACTGAAGACATCTGTAAACGAGTGGAGGAAAAACCAAGTATGAGTTGGCTCATTGCTTTTGGCTTTTCTGTGATACTTTTTATAATAGGATGTCTATCTCTCGCTTCAACTTGGTGGTACGGAATAGGTGTTTGGGGATTGAATAAGACTGTAGGTTGGGCTTGGGACATTACCAACTTCGTGTGGTGGGTAGGTATTGGTCACGCTGGTACACTTATCTCAGCAATTCTTTTATTGTTCCGCCAAAAATGGAGAACATCAATTAACAGAGCAGCTGAAGCTATGACTATCTTTGCCGTACTTTGTGCTGGTTCATTCATTTTGATGCACATGGGGCGTACTTGGTTGGCTCATTGGGCTCTTCCTCTTCCTAATACTTATGGTTCTTTGTGGGTAAATTTCCACTCACCACTTGTATGGGACGTATTTGCGATTTCAACATATCTTACGGTATCAACAGTTTTCTGGTATGTAGGTTTGATTCCTGACTTAGCAACTATTCGTGATAGAGCAAAATTAACTTTAGAACAATATCCTTTATTAGCAACAGATACTCCTGCTGAAAGAGCAGAGAAAAAGAAGAATAGAAGAGCTATTTCTGCATTTATTTATGGAATATTAGCCTTTGGCTGGGAAGGCGGCTCTAAAGTTTGGGCAAGATACGAATATGTAGCTCTTATTTTAGCGGGTCTTTCTACACCACTTGTACTTTCTGTACACACTATTGTAAGTATGGACTTTGCTACATCAGTAATACCTGGTTGGCATACAACTATTTTCCCTCCTTACTTCGTTGCTGGAGCTATTTTCTCTGGTTTTGCAATGGTACTTACACTCATGCTTGTAACAAGAGTTGTGTATAAATTAGAAGATTACATTACAATGGAACATATAGATTTGATGAATAAAATTGTCATGCTAACGGGTTCTATTGTAGGGGTTGCATATATCACAGAGTTCTTCATTGCTTGGTATTCTGGTGTTGAAGCAGAAAGTTATGCTTTCTTAAACCGTATGTTTGGACCTTATTGGTGGGCTTATTGGGCAATGATGACTTGTAACGTAATTTCACCTCAGTTATTCTGGTTTAAGAGCATTCGTAGAAACCTAATTTGGACATTTGTTCTCTCTATTGTTGTTAATATTGGTATGTGGTTCGAGCGTTTTGTAATTATTGTAACCTCATTACATAGAGATTATATCCCATCAAGTTGGGTATATTTCCGTCCTACTATTTATGATGTCGGAGATTATGTATTTAGCTTTGGTTTATTCTTTGTTTGCTTCTTCTTGTTTGCTAAATACTTACCTGTAATTAATATGGCAGAAGTAAAAACAGTACTAAATTCATCAG
- a CDS encoding molybdopterin oxidoreductase — MENKKIYWKGFEELTNDLEFVKKAEKEFPDFLPIAEKDEDNNTSRRDFLKLMGFGMAAVSLAACEAPVKKAIPYLNKPEDIDPSIPNYYASTYFQDGEYCSILVKTREGRPIKIEGNTLSKVTKGGTSARVQSSVLNLYDLERLNSFMEGGKKASKESIDSKILSALQGTNGTIYIVSNTIISPSTKSVIAEFAKKYPSTKHVSYDAVSAYGILKANEKSFGTYALPTYDFSKAETIVSINADFLGTWLASIEYSRQYTQGRKLSKEKKTMSRHYQFETGLSLTGANADHRVVIRPSQEGLVVAQLYNEIVGGGTSSITDKNIAEKIKKAADDLKAQKGRSLVVCGSNDVNVQILVNAINDALTNYGSTLNVGQANYTKQGNDEEMAKFVEDLKGGSVGAVIFYGTNPVYDYPKGKEIADALKNVAVSISFSDRIDETSKLCKFITPDTNYLESWNDAFPTNGHYSLTQPAISPIYPEGTRQAQDSFLVWAGSKNNYYDVLKGFWKANILKGQAFNEAWTKALHDGVYETDAKVVTAVVTPKDSTQKETKPTQEVKPTPTTNVAFKGDTTGALSAVSSAYKADNAKTELAIYQKIGIGSGAMANNPWLQEFPDPITKATWDNYAQISKSYATQLGVETGSMVKITVGGSSITLPVIVQPGQQKNTISVALGYGRTSTGKCGNGVGQNVYPMASFQNGSILYAAYEVAITPAEGKVEMALTQTHQTLMGRGHVREANLTEYNKNPKLIREKYDIFINTSEGPKKPTQLTMWKGHEEAYNKNHWWGLTIDLNSCTGCGACVIACQTENNVPVVGRAEIINAREMHWIRIDRYYSTDASLEDKSVSGYKKMEDPAESPEVVFLPVMCQHCNNAPCETVCPVVATTHSSEGLNQMTYNRCIGTRYCANNCPFKVRRFNWFNYTNDEKFTNVNFMSQSDLGKMVLNPDVTVRSRGVMEKCSLCVQRIQAGKLEAKKEKRKVKDGDVVTACQQSCPADAIIFGDMNDPESRIAKTIGITKNEQKDIVLEDDRAYHLLEEINVKANVTYLAKIRNKA, encoded by the coding sequence CAGTTTCTTTAGCTGCTTGCGAGGCTCCTGTGAAAAAAGCTATCCCTTATCTCAATAAACCAGAAGATATTGACCCAAGTATCCCTAACTATTATGCAAGTACATACTTCCAAGATGGTGAGTATTGTAGCATTTTAGTAAAAACTCGTGAAGGTCGTCCTATCAAAATTGAAGGAAATACACTTTCTAAGGTTACAAAAGGTGGTACATCTGCAAGAGTACAATCTTCAGTATTAAATCTTTACGATTTAGAAAGATTAAATTCTTTCATGGAAGGTGGTAAAAAAGCAAGTAAAGAATCTATAGATTCAAAAATTTTATCAGCTCTTCAAGGTACAAATGGAACAATTTATATTGTCAGCAACACAATTATTAGCCCTTCTACGAAGTCTGTAATTGCTGAATTTGCTAAAAAGTATCCTTCTACTAAGCATGTAAGCTACGATGCAGTTTCTGCTTATGGTATCTTAAAAGCAAATGAAAAATCTTTTGGAACATACGCATTACCTACTTACGATTTCAGCAAAGCTGAAACAATTGTAAGTATCAACGCTGATTTCTTAGGTACTTGGTTGGCTTCTATCGAATATAGCCGTCAATATACACAAGGAAGAAAGCTTAGCAAAGAAAAGAAAACCATGTCAAGACATTATCAGTTTGAAACAGGTTTATCTTTAACAGGAGCTAATGCAGACCACCGTGTAGTTATTCGCCCTTCTCAAGAAGGATTGGTAGTTGCTCAACTTTATAACGAAATTGTAGGAGGCGGAACAAGCTCTATCACAGATAAAAATATTGCAGAGAAGATCAAGAAAGCTGCGGATGACTTAAAAGCTCAAAAAGGACGCTCTTTGGTTGTTTGTGGTTCTAATGATGTAAATGTACAAATACTTGTCAATGCTATCAATGATGCCTTAACTAACTATGGTTCAACACTTAATGTTGGTCAAGCAAACTATACAAAGCAAGGCAATGATGAAGAGATGGCTAAATTTGTAGAAGATTTGAAAGGTGGTAGTGTAGGTGCAGTAATTTTCTATGGAACAAATCCTGTTTATGATTATCCTAAAGGTAAAGAAATAGCAGATGCCCTTAAGAATGTAGCTGTAAGTATTTCTTTCTCTGATAGAATAGATGAAACTTCTAAATTATGTAAATTCATCACTCCTGATACAAATTACTTGGAATCATGGAATGATGCGTTCCCTACAAATGGACATTATAGTTTAACACAACCTGCTATTTCTCCAATTTACCCAGAGGGAACTCGCCAAGCTCAAGATTCATTCTTAGTTTGGGCTGGTAGCAAAAATAACTATTATGACGTTTTAAAAGGTTTTTGGAAAGCAAATATTTTAAAAGGTCAAGCTTTCAATGAAGCATGGACGAAAGCACTACATGATGGTGTTTATGAAACTGATGCAAAAGTTGTAACAGCTGTTGTAACGCCTAAAGATTCAACTCAGAAAGAAACAAAACCTACTCAGGAAGTAAAACCTACGCCTACTACAAATGTAGCATTTAAAGGTGATACTACTGGAGCTCTTTCTGCTGTAAGTAGTGCCTACAAAGCTGATAATGCAAAAACTGAGTTAGCAATTTATCAAAAAATAGGTATAGGAAGTGGTGCAATGGCTAATAACCCTTGGTTACAAGAGTTTCCCGACCCTATTACAAAAGCAACTTGGGATAACTACGCACAAATCTCAAAATCTTATGCTACTCAACTAGGTGTAGAAACTGGTAGCATGGTAAAAATTACGGTAGGTGGTAGCTCTATTACATTGCCTGTAATTGTTCAACCTGGTCAGCAAAAAAATACAATTTCTGTTGCATTAGGATATGGACGTACCAGCACAGGTAAATGTGGCAATGGTGTAGGACAAAATGTTTATCCTATGGCTTCTTTCCAAAATGGTAGCATTTTATATGCTGCTTATGAAGTAGCTATTACACCAGCAGAAGGCAAAGTAGAAATGGCATTGACACAGACTCACCAAACTCTTATGGGTCGTGGGCATGTGAGAGAGGCTAATCTTACAGAATATAACAAAAATCCAAAGCTTATTCGTGAAAAGTATGATATTTTTATCAATACATCAGAAGGTCCTAAAAAACCTACACAATTAACCATGTGGAAAGGACACGAAGAAGCATATAACAAAAATCATTGGTGGGGTTTAACCATCGACCTAAACTCTTGTACTGGTTGTGGAGCTTGTGTGATAGCTTGTCAAACAGAAAACAATGTTCCTGTAGTTGGTAGAGCTGAAATTATCAATGCCCGTGAAATGCATTGGATTCGTATTGACCGTTATTATAGTACGGATGCAAGTCTTGAAGACAAGAGTGTGAGTGGGTATAAAAAAATGGAAGACCCAGCAGAAAGCCCAGAAGTAGTGTTCTTGCCTGTTATGTGTCAGCATTGTAACAATGCACCTTGTGAAACAGTATGCCCTGTAGTTGCTACAACACACAGTTCAGAAGGCTTAAACCAAATGACTTATAACCGTTGTATTGGTACTCGTTATTGTGCAAACAACTGTCCATTCAAAGTACGTCGCTTCAACTGGTTCAACTATACAAACGATGAGAAGTTTACAAATGTAAACTTTATGAGTCAATCTGATTTGGGTAAAATGGTTCTAAATCCTGATGTAACAGTTCGTTCTCGTGGGGTGATGGAAAAATGTTCTCTTTGTGTGCAACGTATCCAAGCTGGTAAGTTAGAAGCTAAAAAAGAAAAACGCAAAGTGAAAGATGGTGATGTAGTAACAGCATGCCAACAATCTTGCCCTGCTGATGCAATTATTTTTGGAGATATGAACGACCCTGAAAGCAGAATCGCTAAAACAATTGGCATCACTAAAAACGAGCAAAAAGATATTGTTTTGGAAGATGATAGAGCATATCACTTATTAGAAGAAATTAACGTGAAGGCTAATGTAACTTATTTAGCAAAAATCAGAAACAAGGCTTAA